A segment of the Bradyrhizobium sp. CCBAU 53340 genome:
TAGAGCCCGCCTTCCTCATCGGTGCAAAACAGCAGCATCGGATCATAGCCGAGCGGCAGGCCAATCCTGTCGGCCGCGCGCAGCGCCAGCAGCACAGCGGCGATGGTACCCTTCATGTCGGCGGCGCCAAGGCCGATCAGACGATGGCTATCGCGCGTCAGTCGCAGTGGATCGGTTGCCCAGCCCGGCGAGGCCGGCACAGTATCGACGTGGAAATACAAGCCAAGCGCCGGTTTGCCGGAGCGGCGGCGTGCAATGAGATTGGTGCGCGTGCCGTGCGCCGGGCCGCCGGCGACGCGCCACAAGTGCTCCGGCACGTCGACGCGCCGGCGTTCCATGCCGAGCGTTGCGAGTACGCCGTCCATGAGCTCGACAAACGCATCGTATCCCGCGCCGGGGGGAAAGCTCGTATCCACCGCAATCATCCGCGCGAGATCGTCGACCGCACTTTCAGCGCTGCGTTCGATCTCGGCGAAGCTGTCGGCCAGCGTCGGCCCGGGCTTTGATGGAGACAAAATCATTTGCTTTTGGCGATTTCTATATTCTATATAGAAATAAACGATGGGCGCCGATTGCTGTCAATTCCAAAGAATGAGGCACATGTGACCGGCAAACAGGCAAAGGCAGCGACCCTCCCCTCGAGCCTGCCGGTTCCGCTGTACGAGCACGTCAAGCGGCAGATCGCCGAGGCGATCCTCGTCGGCGAGCTTTCCCCTGGTACTGTCTTGCCGGGCGAGGTTGCACTTGCGGCGCGATATGGAGTTGCGGTCGGTACCATTCGCCGCGCCTTGGCCGACCTGACGGCTGATGGCATGCTGGCGCGGCGGCGCAAGACCGGAACGGTCGTAACCGGACGCGCACCGCAGCACAGTCTTCGCTTCTTCTTTCAGTATTTCCGGCTGCATGGCGAGGACGGCACCTTGCAGCATTCCGCGCCCGAGGTTCTGTCGGTGCAGATTGGACCTGCCGACGTTGAAGAGGCTGCGCTCTTCGCCGAGCCCGTTGGTGAGCCGCTGATCCGTCTACATCGCATCCGGCGCATCCGCAGAGCACCCGTGATGCATTCGCGGATCCGCCTGGTCGCACGCCGCGTCCCCGATTTCCCTGACGTGCCGGCCCGAGTGCCCGCGCTTCTCTATCTCCATCTGCTCGACGTCTACGGCATTCGAATTGCGGCGGTACGTGAAAAGCTGCTTGCAGAGCTCGCCGACAAGGACGACCGTCGCCTGCTCGCGCTCCCTTCCCCCAACGCCGTCCTCGTGATCCGGGAGGAAGCCTACGACCAGACGGGCGTGTTGACGCTGCTCAGCGAGCACCGCGCCACGACCAAACGACATCACTATGTCAACGAGATCAGCTGAGAGAGGGTGTTTCTTACAGCCAAGAGGCCACGATGAGGATCGCGATCAGACCGTAACCGGCTGCCCACTATCCTTCAGGCCAGGGCCTGAAATAGCAATTTGAGATGGTTGCGAGGCGGCGCTTTGAACCTGCAATCGCAGCTGAGCGGCTTCAGGGGACTCGGTCCATCCAGCCCCGCGATCGCGGGTCCGAATATTGCGATAGCTTTCGAATTTTGGCGACAGCTTCGCCCGACCGATAGCCCGAGGTCTTTCAACTCTCGCATGTATGAGCGTAAAGCTCCGCTCGCTGTAAACAAGCTTCGAACTTTGACCCCCTCGGCTTCCAACATTGAACCCGCACGAGATGAGCGTTCCGGTGATGATTCAAGCAATTGGGCGGTGTTGAGCGGGATCAACCCTCGGCACCGTTCACGGGTCAAACTGTAGCCGAATAACGCTTAATGGCGCGCCCAACACGAGTTCGAACGTGTGACGTTTGCCTTCGGAGGGTAGGCGTTTCGTTTGGCGTTTAACTCTGACTGCGGCCCGTAATCCGAGGCGGGTGGAATCTGACCAGAGGCCCCGTGTCTACCGGAAATGCGCGCCTTCGAGTTTCCGCGATGGAAGTCGCCTTGACCCGACGGGTAGCCGCAGGGCTTCAATATTCCTTCGCACGAGCGTAGAGCTGCGCTGGTGCTCGTTCTCACGAACTCTATGCGCAACTCTGGATGAGATATCGTAGGTTCGGCTGGTGTGGTGAGCAGCCCGAGACATAGGTGACAGAACGTACCGGAGACATGGATTACACTTTCCGCTTTTTTTCTGCGGGAGGTGTCGATGCCGTGGAGAGCTCGTTCGGTCATGGAAGAACGCCTTCGCTTTGTCGCCCGGCTTCAGGATGGAGAGGCCATGTCCGAGGTCTGTCGCCAGTTCGGCATATCGCGCAAGACCGGCTACAAGATCTTCGTTCGGTACAAGGAGCATGGTCTCGAGGCGCTGTGTGATCGCTCCCGGCGGCCGGTCCTACCCCAATCAGCTGCCTAGCCAGATCGAGACCCTGATCGTTCACTTCAAGGCCGCGCGCCTGTTGCAACCGGAAGCGCCGGTTCCGGGGTAGACCGCCTGAATGCGCTTGAATCGGTACTGGCCGAAGACTTGGATTGCTTCCTCAGCGTAGGAGAGGTGCACCGCAATGACCGGTCGCCGTTGATCCCGCTGTGGCTCGCCGTTCCGGTGGATGACGGTCCAAGCCGGCGACGGCCTTCGTGAGCGGTCGGTGACAGGCCACGATTTGCGCCCCGCCGACGCGAGTCCATGCGATGTCGCCGCGTAGGAGATGATCGCGTACTGCAGCCGATGCGACCAATCAGTTCTCAGGATGATGACAGGCGACACCCGCAGCACCATTAGTCCGCCATTCCGGATACGCAGTGCGGCACAGGTCGGACGCGCGCGGACAACGAGGGTGGAAGTGACATCCTGCTGGCGGATTGGCGGCTGACGGAATTTCGCCAACGATGCGTGGCATCTGGCCTCTTATCTTCGGATCGGGGATCGGCGAAGCATCGCGCAGCACGCGCGTATAGGGATGGCGTGGTGCGCCGAACACGCGGGCCACCGGACCGCTCTCGACGATGCGTCCGAGATACATGACCGCGACACGCGAGCAGAACCACCTGATAACACCGAGATCGTGACTGACGAACACGAAGGTCAGGCCGCGCCGAGCCTGCAGGTCCTTTAACAACAGGAGCACCTGGGCCTGAACGGAGACGTCCAGTGCGGAGACCGGCTCGTCGGCAACGATCAGTTCGGGTTCGACAGACAGAGCACGCGCGATCCCGACCCGCTGCCTCTGGCCGCCCGAAAATTCGT
Coding sequences within it:
- a CDS encoding GntR family transcriptional regulator; this encodes MTGKQAKAATLPSSLPVPLYEHVKRQIAEAILVGELSPGTVLPGEVALAARYGVAVGTIRRALADLTADGMLARRRKTGTVVTGRAPQHSLRFFFQYFRLHGEDGTLQHSAPEVLSVQIGPADVEEAALFAEPVGEPLIRLHRIRRIRRAPVMHSRIRLVARRVPDFPDVPARVPALLYLHLLDVYGIRIAAVREKLLAELADKDDRRLLALPSPNAVLVIREEAYDQTGVLTLLSEHRATTKRHHYVNEIS
- a CDS encoding ABC transporter ATP-binding protein — protein: MTSSQALLEVHDLAKHFTVTKGFPRPVTTTVRAVDGVSFVVARGEAFGLVGESGCGKSTAARTVLRLIPPDAGRVRFSDIDVTTAHGSTLQRLRRRMQIVFQDPYSSLNPRRTIGQSLTEPLGVHGLARGRAARERAIALLEEVGLPPSAYDRYPHEFSGGQRQRVGIARALSVEPELIVADEPVSALDVSVQAQVLLLLKDLQARRGLTFVFVSHDLGVIRWFCSRVAVMYLGRIVESGPVARVFGAPRHPYTRVLRDASPIPDPKIRGQMPRIVGEIPSAANPPAGCHFHPRCPRASDLCRTAYPEWRTNGAAGVACHHPEN